One Salvia miltiorrhiza cultivar Shanhuang (shh) chromosome 6, IMPLAD_Smil_shh, whole genome shotgun sequence genomic window, tatataaaaaatgaatttaataaataaaatagaaaaagtataagtataataaattaaaattttaattttaattaatctaAAATCATTAATTATTACATACtcaattaagaataaaattaaaaacacacTTAAACCCCTAAACACTAGTTCCTTAAATCCCTTGCCGAAAAGATATCCACCACTtaagttgggacagagggatTACTTCATAtgtcccattgataatgactaactttcatttttgtctgttttattgataattatatgtttcaaaaaagaaattttCCTTATCTCACAAAAGTTGTGGGTTTCATTACTTTCTATcacttttattctttaatcaATCTGCTTCTTAATAACACAAAATCTCTTGTGCACCCGGGTGTATCGTACCTAAATCCTAACCCGCATGCTAATCCAAACCCACAGCAtgacccaaatcgtgtaaatgacactattcaattttacaaatgacactgcttataatagacactattcaattatataaatgacattgtaacattttaaaatgttatagtgtcattttcaatcttatagtgctatttaaaatattataaggtcatttacaatcttataatgtcaattacaagaagcgtcatttatattttcgaatagtgtcatttatacgcagtgtcatttgtataacagaataatgtcaattacatgcaatgtcatttgtacaaccgaatagtgtcatttacacgatttgagtcaggatgcGGGTTTGAATCAGGATGCAGGTTAGGATTTGGATACAGGTCAACCCGGATGTACGATATACTCgaatgtacccaagaccacctctctTTGTAATCGTGCCGAAAAAtaatgagtcattatcaatAAGACGGAAGAATAATAAACATAAAAGGGctcacataaaatatatttttatagtaCAACATAATATTTGTCTTAATATAGATATTTGAGTTGGAATATGTTTAATGAATATGTTTAAATTAATGGAACGACATTAAACATAGAGGCGAAATTTAAAGTGCCCTTTCTCTTatcaataatttgaaaaatgccctctcttacTATACCAAGCACTACATGCCCTAAATAAGTGAAGAACcgaaaatgccctttgaatgtgatggatgtgcattgttttccgcaaaagttcttacacatctatgacaaaagttgttaaagtgtaagaaaaacatcaattcatcaatttaaACATTGAAATCGGTCAAATATGTGTTGGAACATGTGAAATACTGACAGAGaagttaatatttatttatttttgaattaaaatcgaaggttttacaagtaaatcgtaggctaattaatcaatggaaaataaatactaaaaattaacacaatcgatattagcactcaaaacacacattggaaaaaaaaaaaaacaagcgtCCGACCGGGAAAAACAAGTGTCCGACCGGACACAAGGTTTCAACGGGCGGACACATATATGTTCCGGTcggatagatgtttttttggttcctatgtgtgttttgagtgctaatatggattgtgttaattttttgtatttatattccatcgattaattagccttcaattaagggacataatttttttttttaaaattgatgataaacgacaaatatgatgtgaaatagctttgtcagtaaagtattcatgtcaaacactctaatttcattgaaattcacgtgaaatgaaggaatctttgtttatatatgagtgaattctctcattctctcatcctctcatccgaacactcaaagtgaaaaaacactcaaactcattAGAAAAAACACTCAACCCACGGCCTATGCTACTACCATTTGCAAAATAACCTGAAGCATTACGGTAAGGCAGTGGTCGAGGTGTATCGACAAGCTGCATTTGCGTACGAGAAGTCCGACTTCAATAGGgctatgaacgccctgaagGTTATGAAGAGAGCCGCGTACGATAAACTAATGGGGATTGGGCCGGAGAAGTGGGCTCGTTCGATGTGTCCTATGCCTGTGCGACGCTACAGTTTTATGACATCAAATGCTGCTGAAGCTTTTAATTCCAGATTGTTGTGGGCAAGAAGACTTCCTATATGCTCGATGTTAGAGGCAATCAGAATTGTTATTGAGAAATGGTTCAGCGAGCGACTAAGGGCTGCACAACAAATCGAGCAAGGCTTGACTGTTGAGGCTGGTAAAAGGGTAGCTATTGAAGTCCAAAAAAGTCGTCGATACACTGCACAAAGGTTGAGTGGCATGAAGTATAAGGTGCAAACTGCTGACAGAAGCTTCAAGGTGGATCtagagaagaaaaaatgcgaATGTCGAGTATTTCAGCTAGACCAACTGCCCTGTTCTCATTCAATCGCTGCAATAAGGTACGATCATGAAATGATTACTGTCGGGTTCATTGAAATGTAAATATGTTCTAATGTTCGTTATATTGATTACTATcggagtttgtttgtttttatagtGAAGCCGGTGATACGATCGCGGAGTATGTAGACTCGTACTACACGAATGACTTTCTTATCGATACTTACTCTCGCGAAGTTAATAATCTCCCGCCGAGACGCCAGTGGTTGGTCCCCGAGCACATCGCTGAGCAGGTTGTATTACCTCTGATTGTAAAAGGTCAAGCGGGGCGCCCAAAAGAAGGTAGACATCGAGGTGGTGGTGAAGGCACCAGCACACAAGCCGATGAGTCTTCTAGTATCAGGCGTCGTAAACCAAAGAAGTGCAGCATCTGCCATGAAGAAGGACACAACAAGAGAACGTGCGCTGGCAGGGCGACTGAGCCCAGGGAGTAGTGGGATGTATTTGTGTGCTGTAacagttaatgatattgattgaattatcttattattcgataAGCTGGAATGATTTAGAGGAAATAATGCTCGTTGAATAACCAAATAGAAGCACACATTAATGTAACAATATACAAAACTATGCAAAACCAAGTCTAGagatacgatgtgtcctagtTTCACACAACGAAAATATAGATCTAGCAATCTTGGCCCTGTATGCCGCCACGTTGTGGTTACCCCACTCAATGGATGGAGAGCCAGATATCAGTCGTTCTGCATACATGCAGACGAAAGGCCCGCAGCTGACAGAGTCCTGCTGGTGAAACTGAACCTCCGCTGGAGCAAACACCGCCGTCATAAGTGGGTACTTCTCCTTTGCCACTGTCGAATCAATGGATGTGTCGTCTAGCCACCTCGCCAACTGAAGGACAATTGGCAACAATCTCAGTAAAGGCAGTAGTTCACCAACTCGACCATCCTGCTGTCGAGGTGATAGCTTGTGGAATACTGGGTCATAGACCTCGCAAACCAATTCTCCTAACCGGATCCGACATAGGACAAAATGGTGGCCAATTATGACTGGCATGAGAACCTATGACAAACCACAATgaattgataagaaacaacatatAAAGCACAAATGACTAATGACAAATAATTGTTTAACTGATTACCTGTGTGGCATCCATCCATCCTATATGACCAGGAGGAAGTTCATGGCCCTTAACGGCTTTTCCACGTATTTGGCATAGCCAGTCTATCCGGGGCTGCCAACCATCAGCTACTGCTCCATGCGTCAATATATGATACTCCTCTGGAGTAAACTCACTTCTTGCCCACTTCTCCAATAGAGCGTCCCACTCGCCCTGGAGGTATATCTACAGATCAATAgaagtaattaataatttatattcgcaccaatgaaaacatacaaataatgaaagtttactTACAAACCAATCCGTGTCTAATATGATTGTGTTATTCATATCTACGTCATCCAGTAAATCTGCTGAAGCTCGAAGTCTATTTCTCAAGCTTAAGAAATACAAGTCAATATCCTgcaacaaagttaaaatcaatAAGTTAGTAGAAAGTAATTTAACAATGTTaaaatcaatagattatttacCCCAGTTGTGAATTCCTGGCTGACATTATCCACCCGCGCGAAGTCGTCGTACTCCCGCAAACCACCACTTGCCTTGACATAAATCTCACGACCCCTACCCTCTCGACACCTAGCCATCCACTTCTCATAATGGTCACTGCAGACTTGTGTCACTGGACGTGGcatttggctattaacccaaggCGATCGCTGATAGTTAGACGGACGCCTCACCCTCTGACTGCGACGCGGGGGCTCTGCTGGCGGCTGCTCTGCTGGCTGCTGCTCAGCCGGCGGCTGCTCTAGGTGCTGCAGCAGCAGTACCTGTGGCTGCTCTGTCTGTGGCTCAGGCTCCTCCGTCTGAGCCTGTCCTGCCGAACTGGACTGTCCCCACTCAtgtggtgcaatagaagtgagcGGTTCAGCAAAGAATATCGGGGTCTCTGTTCTATACTGCGGCTTCAGGAATGGGGAAGACCAATGAGGGTAGACCTGGGTCGACCAGTCAAAAGTCTGCTCCGCCGGTGTGTAGTCGCCCTGAACAGACTGATTCATGGCCCGCCACTGCTCGTTGTAATCCTGGGTCTCTGGATGGCGTGGTTCCTCACCGCGGGGGTCGTCGTCGCAGGAACGtgaatgacgagccggctcTGAAGCGTCGGGCCCTGAAGCACTGGGTGGAGGAGACCGTCGCTGTGGAGGAGACCGTGGCTGGTAATCATCAGGGGACCGTCGCTGGTCATCATCATCAGGGGAGTCGGGCACTCGGAAATGTTTGCTCTTCTTGCACCTATCCTTTTTGCCCTTGCTCTTCAATTTCTCCACGAATTTGCCGAAGGCCTTCTTAATCTCCTGACGGATCGTCTTCTTCACCCACTTACGATCCACCTCACCTTCGCTGGGACTGGATACAGTCCGAGATCCGCTCGACGATGAAGAAGTATGCGGCGCTGGGCGCTTGCCCGGATCTactgaatgacgagccggctcgtggggtcgagcatccctcacagggcgcttgcccggatctactgaatgacgagccggctcgtgctgtcgagcatccctcacagggccCCGGACACTGTGACTGCGAGTCGTACGAGGCTGTCTAGGTACATCCTCCTCGTCCCCGCGCTCCTCCACAACACGGGCTCCGGTGCCCTGTGGAAATTGGACACCCCGAGCTAATGGGTTGTCGGGGGGCCTGAAGCTCACCGAGAGTTCGCCCGGTGTCAGCGCTGATATGAAGTAGTGACTCGACAGATCGTCAGCATCGGGGTCCAGGGGCATGACACCACCCTAGAAAGCaacaaagataatatattagAACATAAGTAAAACCAGTAACGGTGTGGAGGATAATCTTAAATAACTGATTACCTGTCCCTCGAATAGATCGCGCAGACCGTGAAGCTTCGGCTTACCCCTGAAAGTCCATCTCAAACACCGAGGGTGCGCTGTCGGATCACCGCTAGATGCTGCGACCATGTGTCCGAAGCCCGGGACGCGCTCCAATGCCCAGAcatataaagcccacgaaggaccgtagaagtgatacttctCGCCCTTTCCTGTCTCTCTCGTATAATGGCATAACATCTTATACGAATACGCGCCccaggggaatctatcaaatgcaGCCAGATCATCCACCAACACCCAAAGCCACGGCTGTACCCGCGCATCCAACCCAAGAACAAGGGTGTGAGCCACACACACGAGGACAACACGAAGGTACAGGCTCCCATCCTCATCATCCACTCGACTATCCAAATCGCACACGCGTTTGATGAGCGACTGTATGGTCATGCTTCGCGTACCGCAGAATCGTCGGTATGCCTCCACGCGACTGCAGTCGTGCTGTAATGTCGCATCGAACCTCGATCCCCCGAAATTGAGCCCAGTCACTAATGCGTAGTCCGCAGGGGAAAATCTGACTCGTGCTCCGCACAGAAAGAAGCACATCTCATTTTCTTCTGACACAATCTGCCTCGATACAATCTGGTGTAATGCTTTATTGCTCTTCGCGCCGGGCCTCCAATCAGTGAAATGCCCAAAACATGATGCTCTAAATCTTCCCAATAAATCTGAATTGCACTGTTCGCCGAccacatttaaagtttcaaccagCTCCGGAAAATGTGAATCCCTATAGTAGGTGCTGATAGCAACCTCCGTCTGGTCTATAGTGTCGCGACGAAGATATGGGACATTcgcctattcatttacaaaatgaataccatattaaattcagtaaaaaaattaaaaaataatacaaataggcataattaaataactacAATTTAATCAATACCaaccaatttaattaaactgcaatttaatactaaattcagtaaaattcagtaatattaaactgcaattaataccaagcaatttaattaaattcagtaaaatattaaaaaactgcaatttaatattttaccaagcaataacagtttcaataattaataattaaacaattaaatatatatttatttaataacagtttcaataattaaacaataacaGTTTCAGTAAAataacagtttcaataattaacGTAAACATACAGATATATTTAGTAACGTATTTTAGGCCTAAAAAAAAActatccggccggtgaagtgtcCGGTAAAATGAATCCGTccgggtacatttcagattGAAACTGTTCCGGCCGGACGCATTATTTCGGGCATAGTGCCGACCGGATAGTTTCTATataggcataaaatactttatttgattaaattaCACAAAAACCACACAAACAATGCAATGTAATACCCAGCAAAACTCgcaataataattcaataatgattacttaaacaaatataattaaattaaattcagtaaatttctaatgattaatataaacatacaactaattaaaatggaataatttatgctaaaacacgatcggtccggttggtgaagtggccggataaatcgatccggccgtatgtttcatttaaataatgttctcggccggatcgatttatccggccacttcaccggccggaccgatcgtgttttagcatacattattctattcaatttcatgaaaattaaaaataaatacctgtgaagaagatgccaTGGATGAGTCCGAGTGTGCTTCAATCTTTTGAACTCTCTGTGCTTCAATcttttgaactctctctctcggtgggtaaaagtgaagaagccgatAGAGGTGTGTGGTGGAGTAAAAAACCCTAGTATTTTAAAGTAAGTGGgtaaaagtgaagaagccgattgtatcggctttatgtctatcaaaagggaatcaaattttgaagaaagatatttttacctttatgtatcggtaacatgcatgatttttttgggtaacaagcatgcatttatttgggacggatattgagtatattttaaatttaaagatatcaattgatttacacgatatatatagtgttatatagtactatatatcaacattcaagaataacacaatatatatatatatatatatatatatatataaatatatatatatatatatacaaataatttcaaagaatatatgtattgaaattaagatattaaaggggaaaaaaaaattaagatagatacgcatggatatatattattagcgtcttgattttttttttttttatgaaattgaataaaatagaatattttatgcctaaatatcatcgatccggccggtaatTGTCAAGGAAAAATGTATCCGACCGGGTCATTTGTAAATTGAAATGTACCCGGTCGGATACATTTCTCTGGCCATTttaccggccggatcgatgatatatcgacataaaagtttgtattctatctatttgtatctttatattaatttttactattttgctgaatttaatttaatatattgtttaagcgttaattagtgtccggtcgatatatttacaatttaaagatatgaacactatatatatatatatacagtgacTTACAAAATCATTGCATGCACAGATTGAAATCATTTCGGTCATTATTGTAAAGAAATGCATTGAAActcaaaaatgtgtaagattgtgTAAGAGAACCGAAATCATTACATTTGATGTTGACCCACTTAagggttaattagtaatttagggcatggatagctttgcatgataagggtgagcatttttcaaaatatgaataaggaatggggcacttttgcctattaacacttaaaCATATTTCCTGTAATCAAATAGAGATTCCGAACCAGAAAAAGGGAAGGCGTTTCCACCACTATCTGCACTTACAAATAAAAAGTTGGGCAAGAGAAAAAGGCATAGCAAAAATGGCGAGAGGATTTGGGAAAGTGGACACAAATGCTTCAGTTGAAAATGACGCAAATCTTGTCATAATCTGAACGTCACTTCCCTCAATTTCCACAAAACCTATAAATAAACAGATTCCAAAaatatatcattaaaaaaatgaaatcttGATTACTATAATCTAACTGGGTCCCTTGAATTTTGTGCTGAAACACATTAATCTCGAGAGGCCCCAGACCAGAATTTCTAGACAAAAATCAAAGTCATAAGATTTTTTCCGGTCAATCGGTTTACCTTTCTCGAGCTCTAAAGATCCAAGCATAAAACTTTCACCTTTATTCTTTAAACCCTGCCTAGAAGGTGTTTGTGAAAAGGGTTCTATGAGATCTTGTTGTTGTGTTGATTTTATTAGGTCATTTGGAGTAATTTAGAGTTTAGATTCTTGAAAAcactcactcacacacacacatgggTTTGGGAAATTTGAGGTGGTGATGTTGTATTCATGGCTAGAGCAACTGTAAATATTGGTGGTGATGCAAATAGAAGAGCAAGTTCAGGGATGCCAAGCTTTATTTCTCAAGCACCACTTTCCAACACCATGTGAGTCTTCTTCAACTTTTGGTAATTATCTTGAAATTTAATCCAAAGaattatcaattttttcattttggaaTTAGTATCATTTGGTTGAAAGTGAACATTAGGGTTCAATTTTGAAAGATATATTATACCTCTCAAATTTTACTGTGGTAAAAACTAAATTGGTGCTGTGATAATAAATAAGAGGTGGTGAGGGTAGGTTAAGAAATAGAGGTGATGGGCAGTAAGTAGGTAGCAGAAGAGATGAATGCATTCAAAAAAAGGAGAGGGATGAAGCTCTTGTTCTTGTCAAAACCTTCAATGCCTAGTTAAATGGTTTGTAATGTTGACATAGATGTAGCTTGCTCAATCACAGAGTCCTTGCCGTTGAATCCTCTGCACTCGTAGTTGGAGTTTTTACTTCGCTGAATTTATTGCAGATAAAGTAATTCTTGTATTTGCTTTATTGGTATTAGACTATAAATTGATTGATGTGGTCCTTGCTCCCTCCCTCTCAAGTCTCCATCGTACTAGTTTTTATCTCAACTGAAAAACTTGGTTGATGATCTGGTTTTGTTTTGTGCTTCGCGGTTATTCTTACTAGTACATTGAGCAAATAATTCTGGCATTATTGTGCTTTTTTGTGTTGGAGTTTGGAAGATAACATTATTGTGCTCTATATGTGCATTTTTGGAGGTAGTCTTGTGAAAGTAAACTAATTGGATTGTGGTACCTATTAGTAGCTATTTTCGAGTCTAACTTGGCGTTTGCAGAGGTAAAGAAGCTAATGCAGCACAGACTTCTGTGCGACCTGATTTGGGGGGTCTCGAACAGTATATTGGATTTCGCGTTGGAGATGCCAGTAATGCCTCCCATGGTGAGTTTCACAAGTTGTAGGTGTTGGtttgtgtgtgagtgtgtgtgattTCTTGTTGTATTTCGGCGTCTGCCCTTTTTATTACTACATGAAACCGGAAGAGCTCCGCTGTGTCCTTTGGTCTCCTAATGTTTCTAACTTTGCAAGAAAGGTTAGGTACTCATCGGGTGAAAGTATAAACATAGTCTAACTTTCTCGTTTTGGCATGAAAAGAAATTAAGCAGAACTCCATATCTTTATGAACAAGTTGTTCTAACGCGGTAGCAGTGTTTAATCCAGTTCTGAATAGCCAAACAATGAGCCCGGATCCACGTAATCAGTCTGGTGCATTCGATATGGTAAACATCTTCTTCAATATTGCAATCTGGTTGCTTTGTTTGATCTTTTTAATCTTACTCGTTTTGTAATGTTTTATGACCGATAAAGTATGTACAGTCTAGTGCTTCGACAAATGCAAACTTCTCCCGGGATTTTCGATCCGGGGCAGGACAAGTGCAGAAGGGCTTGCAGCAAAATCTAGTATCTGCAACCGGTGCTCAAGATGAAAACTGGAGAGAATCCAACATGGCAGATTCGAGTTCGCACACAGAAACCTCAACGGATATGGACCCGGATGATAAAAATTACAAGGTGATTCGtcgaatatttttttctttttccattcAAAGATGTGTACTTCAATTGCGTGATGTATTTGTGCTCGTGTACAGTTTGAAATAGGTCAATCCACGGCTGTTGGAGCCTCTGATTCCGGTGACAGATCGAAGGTAAAACCAAGTTTAAATACCAGAAGGTTGCAACTGCAGCACCTTTGTAAATTTGTAATAGTTTCCGAATTTAG contains:
- the LOC130990209 gene encoding uncharacterized protein LOC130990209, whose product is MNALKVMKRAAYDKLMGIGPEKWARSMCPMPVRRYSFMTSNAAEAFNSRLLWARRLPICSMLEAIRIVIEKWFSERLRAAQQIEQGLTVEAGKRVAIEVQKSRRYTAQRLSGMKYKVQTADRSFKVDLEKKKCECRVFQLDQLPCSHSIAAISEAGDTIAEYVDSYYTNDFLIDTYSREVNNLPPRRQWLVPEHIAEQVVLPLIVKGQAGRPKEGRHRGGGEGTSTQADESSSIRRRKPKKCSICHEEGHNKRTCAGRATEPRE
- the LOC130990575 gene encoding uncharacterized protein LOC130990575, which produces MASSSQANVPYLRRDTIDQTEVAISTYYRDSHFPELVETLNVVGEQCNSDLLGRFRASCFGHFTDWRPGAKSNKALHQIVSRQIVSEENEMCFFLCGARVRFSPADYALVTGLNFGGSRFDATLQHDCSRVEAYRRFCGTRSMTIQSLIKRVCDLDSRVDDEDGSLYLRVVLVCVAHTLVLGLDARVQPWLWVLVDDLAAFDRFPWGAYSYKMLCHYTRETGKGEKYHFYGPSWALYVWALERVPGFGHMVAASSGDPTAHPRCLRWTFRGKPKLHGLRDLFEGQGGVMPLDPDADDLSSHYFISALTPGELSVSFRPPDNPLARGVQFPQGTGARVVEERGDEEDVPRQPRTTRSHSVRGPVRDARQHEPARHSVDPGKRPVRDARPHEPARHSVDPGKRPAPHTSSSSSGSRTVSSPSEGEVDRKWVKKTIRQEIKKAFGKFVEKLKSKGKKDRCKKSKHFRVPDSPDDDDQRRSPDDYQPRSPPQRRSPPPSASGPDASEPARHSRSCDDDPRGEEPRHPETQDYNEQWRAMNQSVQGDYTPAEQTFDWSTQVYPHWSSPFLKPQYRTETPIFFAEPLTSIAPHEWGQSSSAGQAQTEEPEPQTEQPQVLLLQHLEQPPAEQQPAEQPPAEPPRRSQRVRRPSNYQRSPWVNSQMPRPVTQVCSDHYEKWMARCREGRGREIYVKASGGLREYDDFARVDNVSQEFTTGDIDLYFLSLRNRLRASADLLDDVDMNNTIILDTDWFIYLQGEWDALLEKWARSEFTPEEYHILTHGAVADGWQPRIDWLCQIRGKAVKGHELPPGHIGWMDATQVLMPVIIGHHFVLCRIRLGELVCEVYDPVFHKLSPRQQDGRVGELLPLLRLLPIVLQLARWLDDTSIDSTVAKEKYPLMTAVFAPAEVQFHQQDSVSCGPFVCMYAERLISGSPSIEWGNHNVAAYRAKIARSIFSLCETRTHRISRLGFA